One genomic segment of Suncus etruscus isolate mSunEtr1 chromosome 15, mSunEtr1.pri.cur, whole genome shotgun sequence includes these proteins:
- the LOC126029499 gene encoding disintegrin and metalloproteinase domain-containing protein 1a-like, which produces MGIMLAWVMLIFLPCLSCDLRSAPDAYEKVIPRILTVNASEDPVGKASYELFLHGQKQLVHLEVKRDYFVNDFPVFVYQRGILQQELPLVPDNCYFEGYLVGDPDSFISVNTCSGLRGILIKEGKSYGIEPVDPSEGLEHVLYPVAQQTQISCSSTSHDQDGESIREEAGSVQEGDRKPGSAQVQADLWSHPKYVEMFIVVSHQRFQMWHSDVSETVRKVMDIIALANSFTKGINTEVVLTGIEVWTEGNLVEVLADLQETLHNFNTWRQQKLFHRAKHDVAHLIVGHRPGGDTGQAFLNGACSGEFAAAVESFQHEDILLFSVLMVHELGHNLGMQHDHTACICQKKHSCLMHQNISKDTAFSNCSSYYYSRFLQEHKGECLFNKPQSQSRGRRQAQCGNGVREGTEECDCGNQCDSTKCCDTSCKLSAQAKCAQGKCCSSNCQIQSKGYRCRPEESDCDLPEYCDGVSAECPQDLYKLDGTMCEGMYVCSDRKCMSHGTQCRELFGSSAQRAGDDCFTKVNTLGNRFGNCGRPTSADTSYAKCSGESIFCGKVVCTTNKLPDIKEHYTVSSIWHENSYCWTIDAFTDTDIPDKGDVMEDIGCAKNKACKNFLCSPSRATSDCGIEKCHSNGVCNNLNKCHCSPGFAPPNCTNPGNGGSLDGGSPAATEPSPVNPQLPTKQPDLEDQGWNLTVLSAIILLLLLILIIIICVICFSKRGEPRPPPSEAAEVLEEEEEEEKLLLWSPGGKEIFKCGIDRSWKMTFHSREF; this is translated from the exons ATGGGGATCATGCTGGCATGGGTTATGCTGATTTTCCTGCCATGCTTGTCCTGTGACCTGCGATCAGCCCCAGATGCCTATGAAAAAGTCATTCCCAGAATACTGACAGTTAATGCTAGCGAAGACCCAGTGGGTAAGGCATCCTATGAGCTATTCCTGCATGGCCAGAAGCAGCTCGTTCATTTGGAAGTGAAGAGGGATTATTTTGTGAATGATTTCCCAGTCTTTGTCTACCAGAGAGGCATTTTGCAGCAAGAACTGCCTCTCGTTCCAGACAACTGTTACTTTGAAGGCTACTTAGTAGGAGACCCAGATTCTTTCATTTCTGTCAACACCTGCTCTGGCCTGAGAGGCATCCTGATCAAAGAGGGAAAATCCTATGGCATTGAGCCTGTAGATCCTTCGGAAGGACTAGAACATGTGCTGTACCCCGTGGCCCAGCAAACTCAGATCTCTTGTAGCAGCACTTCCCACGACCAAGATGGTGAGAGCATCCGAGAGGAGGCTGGCAGTGTGCAGGAGGGGGACAGGAAGCCCGGCAGTGCCCAGGTGCAGGCTGACCTGTGGTCACACCCCAAGTACGTGGAGATGTTTATTGTGGTCAGCCACCAGCGGTTCCAGATGTGGCACAGTGACGTCAGTGAGACAGTCCGAAAAGTAATGGAcattattgccctggccaacagctTCACGAAGGGAATAAACACAGAGGTGGTGCTGACTGGAATAGAGGTTTGGACTGAGGGCAACCTCGTCGAGGTCCTGGCAGACCTGCAGGAAACGCTGCACAATTTCAACACCTGGAGACAACAGAAGCTCTTCCACCGTGCAAAGCATGACGTGGCCCACCTCATTGTGGGGCACCGTCCTGGAGGGGACACGGGACAGGCGTTTCTCAATGGGGCCTGTTCAGGTGAGTTTGCAGCAGCGGTTGAGTCCTTTCAACATGAAGACATTCTCTTGTTCTCAGTGCTTATGGTCCATGAGCTTGGGCACAACTTGGGAATGCAGCACGACCACACGGCCTGCATCTGTCAGAAGAAACACTCCTGCCTCATGCATCAAAATATCTCCAAAGACACAGCCTTCAGCAACTGTAGCTCCTACTACTATTCCCGTTTCCTCCAGGAGCACAAAGGGGAGTGCCTGTTCAACAAGCCACAAAGCCAAAGCCGGGGGCGTCGGCAAGCCCAGTGTGGAAATGGGGTGCGGGAGGGGACTGAGGAGTGTGACTGTGGTAATCAGTGTGACAGTACCAAATGCTGTGACACCAGTTGTAAACTCTCGGCCCAGGCCAAGTGTGCGCAGGGGAAGTGTTGTAGCAGCAACTGTCAGATTCAAAGCAAAGGGTACAGGTGCCGCCCTGAAGAGTCAGATTGTGACCTCCCCGAGTACTGTGACGGAGTCAGCGCTGAGTGTCCCCAAGACCTCTACAAGCTGGATGGCACTATGTGTGAAGGAATGTATGTCTGTTCTGACAGGAAATGCATGAGCCACGGGACGCAGTGCAGGGAATTGTTTGGCAGTTCTGCTCAGCGTGCTGGAGATGACTGTTTTACCAAAGTTAACACCCTCGGGAACAGGTTTGGGAACTGTGGCCGGCCTACCTCAGCCGACACGAGCTATGCTAAGTGTTCAGGGGAAAGCATCTTTTGTGGGAAAGTTGTATGCACTACTAATAAGCTGCCAGACATCAAGGAGCATTATACAGTGAGTAGTATCTGGCATGAAAACAGCTACTGCTGGACCATAGATGCCTTCACGGATACTGATATCCCTGATAAGGGAGATGTGATGGAAGATATTGGTTGTGCCAAAAATAAAGCCTGTAAAAACTTCCTCTGCAGTCCTTCCAGAGCAACCTCAGACTGTGGCATAGAAAAGTGTCATTCGAATGGCGTCTGTAACAACTTAAATAAGTGTCACTGTTCCCCAGGCTTTGCACCCCCTAACTGCACAAACCCAGGAAACGGTGGCAGTCTGGACGGCGGTTCCCCAGCCGCAACAGAACCCAGTCCTGTAAATCCACAGCTACCTACTAAACAACCCGACCTGGAGGATCAAGGGTGGAATTTGACAGTCCTGAGTGCCATCATCCTTTTGCTTTTGCTGATTCTAATCATAATTATTTGTGTCATCTGCTTCTCTAAACGTGGCGAACCTCGTCCACCACCCTCAGAAGCGGCTGAAGTgctggaggaagaagaggaagaagag AAATTGCTTCTCTGGAGCCCTGGGGGCAAAGAGATCTTCAAATGTGGTATTGACAGAAGCTGGAAGATGACCTTCCATAGCCGGGAGTTTTAG